The Macaca fascicularis isolate 582-1 chromosome 1, T2T-MFA8v1.1 genome includes a window with the following:
- the AQP10 gene encoding aquaporin-10 gives MVVTQAPAGIRGHLRIRSLLARQCLAEFLGVFVLMLLTQGAVAQAVTSGETKGNFFTMFLAGSLAVVIAIYVGGNVSGAHLNPAFSLAMCIVGRLPWVKLPIYILVQLLSAFCASGATYVLYYDALQNYTGGNLTVTGPKETASIFATYPAPYLSLNNGFLDQVLGTGMLMVGLLAILDRRNKGVPAGLEPVVVGMLILAIGLSMGANCGFPLNPARDLGPRLFTYVAGWGPEVFSAGNGWWWVPVVAPLVGATLGTATYQLLVALHHPEDPEPAQDLVSAQHEASELETPASAQMLECKL, from the exons ATGGTCGTCACTCAGGCCCCGGCTGGAATCAGGGGCCACCTCCGGATCCGCAGCCTCCTGGCCCGGCAGTGCCTGGCAGAgtttctgggtgtgtttgtgcTCATG CTCCTCACCCAAGgagctgtggcccaggctgtaaCCAGTGGAGAAACCAAAGGCAACTTCTTCACCATGTTTCTGGCTGGCTCTCTGGCCGTTGTGATAGCCATCTACGTGGGTGGTAACGTCTCAG GGGCCCACCTGAATCCAGCCTTCTCCCTGGCCATGTGCATCGTTGGACGCCTCCCCTGGGTCAAGCTCCCCATTTACATCTTAGTGCAGTTGCTGTCTGCTTTCTGTGCTTCGGGAGCCACCTATGTTCTCTACTATG ATGCCCTACAGAACTATACAGGTGGGAACCTGACAGTGACTGGCCCCAAGGAAACAGCCTCCATTTTTGCCACCTATCCTGCCCCCTATCTGTCCCTGAACAACGGCTTCCTGGATCAG GTTCTGGGCACCGGTATGCTGATGGTGGGGCTCTTAGCCATCCTGGACAGACGGAACAAGGGAGTCCCTGCGGGTCTGGAGCCTGTGGTGGTGGGGATGCTGATCCTGGCCATCGGGTTATCCATGGGTGCCAACTGTGGGTTTCCACTCAACCCTGCCCGGGACTTGGGCCCACGTCTCTTCACCTACGTGGCTGGCTGGGGTCCTGAAGTCTTCAG TGCTGGTAATggctggtggtgggtgcctgtggtggCCCCTCTGGTGGGGGCCACCCTTGGCACAGCCACTTACCAGCTATTGGTGGCTCTGCACCACCCTGAGGACCCAGAGCCAGCTCAGGATCTGGTGTCTGCCCAACACGAAGCCTCAGAGTTGgaaactcctgcctcagctcagATGCTGGAGTGTAAGCTATGA